The proteins below are encoded in one region of Fibrella aestuarina BUZ 2:
- a CDS encoding sulfite exporter TauE/SafE family protein, giving the protein MTVQEVIGYAMAVLVGVVIGLAGGGGSILTVPILVYIFGIPAVLATTYSLFVVGATSLIGSINHIWKGRVDLRLTATFALPSFLSVYLSRRYLVPALPDPLFWLGTLPVTKSNAMLVFFAVVMLLAARAMIRDKQPEQGLAPDGRPRYVPLALDGLAVGLLTGIIGAGGGFLIVPMLVLLAGLPIHRAVATSVLIIAINSFVGFLGDVQHTQLNWNFILPFTGLSIGGIFLGMYLSRFVPPNRLRQGFGWFVLTVALYMIWKELL; this is encoded by the coding sequence ATGACCGTGCAGGAAGTTATTGGCTATGCCATGGCGGTGCTGGTCGGGGTGGTGATTGGGCTGGCCGGTGGCGGTGGCTCCATCCTGACGGTGCCTATTCTGGTGTATATTTTTGGCATACCAGCGGTGCTGGCTACCACTTACTCGCTGTTTGTCGTGGGGGCTACCTCGCTGATCGGGTCGATCAACCATATCTGGAAGGGGCGCGTCGACCTGCGCCTGACGGCTACGTTTGCGCTGCCTTCCTTTTTGTCGGTCTACCTGAGTCGGCGCTACCTGGTGCCCGCCCTGCCCGATCCGTTGTTCTGGCTGGGTACGTTGCCTGTAACGAAAAGCAACGCCATGCTGGTGTTTTTCGCCGTGGTAATGCTGCTGGCCGCCCGCGCCATGATCCGCGACAAACAGCCCGAACAGGGGCTGGCACCCGATGGTCGGCCGCGCTACGTACCCCTGGCGCTCGACGGGCTGGCCGTTGGGCTGCTGACGGGCATCATCGGTGCCGGTGGCGGTTTCCTCATCGTGCCCATGCTGGTGTTACTGGCGGGCCTGCCCATTCATCGGGCCGTGGCCACGTCGGTGCTCATCATTGCCATCAATTCGTTCGTTGGTTTTCTGGGCGATGTGCAGCACACGCAGCTGAACTGGAATTTTATTCTTCCGTTCACGGGTTTATCCATTGGCGGCATCTTTCTGGGGATGTATCTGTCCCGGTTTGTGCCGCCCAACCGGCTTCGTCAGGGCTTCGGCTGGTTTGTGCTGACGGTTGCCCTCTATATGATCTGGAAAGAATTGCTTTAA
- a CDS encoding serine hydrolase domain-containing protein, protein MKALYFLLLPITLIAQPKPQQFSPNALPATHGFSAERLKRVDAVLQGFVDEGIAPNAVAFVARNGQVVLHKAYGYSNLEKKTPARTSDIYRIASQSKAITTTTLMTLFEEGKFLLDDPISTYIPAFKNPTVLVSYDKNDPAKGNYETRPAKSEITIRQLLAHNAGIPYEHPLDGRVEFRVPFFGSKDPDKLEDVVNRLAKRPLLKDPGDGFTYGLNTDIIGRLVEILSGQPLDVAMRKRVLDPLGMNDTHFYLPPGQVGRLVELYSKTTDGPLIVNPNDTYRTFSVSGAKTYFSGGAGLVGTVEDYARFCQMLLNGGSFNGKRILGRKTVEMMLRNQLGDANVWDRQDKFGLGLQLITPNSHYGDQATPGSYTWGGMYCSEYTIDPTENLVMLVFTNVHPYAYYSDFVRKFRIAVYQALD, encoded by the coding sequence ATGAAAGCACTTTACTTTTTGCTGCTTCCCATAACGCTGATCGCACAGCCGAAACCGCAGCAGTTTTCGCCCAATGCGCTGCCCGCTACGCACGGTTTTTCGGCGGAACGGCTCAAGCGCGTCGACGCGGTGTTGCAGGGATTTGTCGATGAGGGAATCGCCCCGAATGCCGTCGCGTTTGTGGCGCGCAATGGGCAGGTGGTGCTGCACAAAGCCTATGGCTACAGCAACCTTGAAAAAAAGACGCCCGCCCGAACATCCGACATCTACCGCATTGCGTCGCAGAGCAAGGCCATCACCACCACCACCCTGATGACGCTCTTCGAGGAAGGTAAATTCCTGCTCGACGACCCCATCTCGACCTATATTCCGGCGTTCAAAAACCCCACGGTGCTGGTCAGCTACGACAAAAACGACCCCGCCAAAGGCAACTACGAAACCCGACCGGCCAAATCGGAGATCACGATTCGGCAACTGCTGGCACACAACGCCGGTATTCCCTATGAACACCCGCTCGATGGGCGCGTCGAGTTTCGGGTGCCGTTTTTCGGCTCGAAAGACCCCGATAAGCTGGAAGACGTGGTCAACCGGCTGGCTAAACGGCCGTTGTTGAAAGATCCCGGCGACGGCTTCACCTACGGCCTCAACACCGACATCATCGGGAGGCTGGTCGAGATTTTGTCGGGCCAACCGCTCGACGTGGCGATGCGCAAACGCGTACTCGATCCGCTGGGCATGAACGACACCCATTTTTACCTGCCGCCCGGTCAGGTGGGTCGGCTGGTGGAGCTGTATTCGAAGACCACCGACGGGCCGCTGATCGTGAACCCCAACGATACGTACCGCACCTTTTCGGTGTCGGGGGCCAAAACGTATTTCTCCGGCGGGGCGGGGCTGGTGGGTACCGTCGAAGACTACGCCCGCTTCTGCCAAATGCTGCTCAACGGTGGCTCGTTCAACGGCAAACGCATTCTGGGGCGCAAAACCGTGGAGATGATGCTGCGCAATCAGCTGGGCGATGCCAACGTCTGGGACCGGCAGGATAAGTTTGGGCTGGGCCTGCAACTCATCACGCCTAACAGCCATTACGGCGATCAGGCCACGCCCGGTTCCTACACCTGGGGCGGCATGTATTGCTCCGAATACACCATTGACCCCACCGAAAACCTCGTGATGCTGGTCTTCACCAATGTGCACCCTTACGCGTATTATTCCGATTTCGTTCGTAAGTTTCGCATTGCCGTCTATCAGGCACTCGATTAA
- a CDS encoding MBL fold metallo-hydrolase: MLVEQLYTGCLAQGAYYIESEGEAAIIDPLRETTPYVRKAEQAGAQIKYIFETHFHADFVSGHLDLARKTGAQIVYGPNANTAYPVHHAKDGEVFQLGKVQIKVLHTPGHTLESTTYLLLDETGREHAIFTGDTLFIGDVGRPDLAIKGDLTEQDLAGMLYDSLHTKILPLPDDVIVYPAHGAGSACGKNMSKETTDRLGNQKRFNYALRAGSKAEFIEQVLNGLTQAPAYFAENARLNKEGYESLDRVLQRGSQALSPAAFEAAVNEVGALVLDVREAAEFANGFIPNSINIGLNGQFAPWVGALIPDLKQPIALVTPVGLENETIVRLARVGYDQCIGYLDGGFAAWQAAGHEVDTVESISADEFARRLAEQPGALIVDVRKPVEFEAEHVADAENMPLDNLNDHLARLPRTQPVYVHCAGGYRSMVANSMLKARGFDNVVNVEGGMGAIKKTNIPVVTTQSAH; the protein is encoded by the coding sequence ATGCTTGTTGAACAACTCTATACCGGCTGCCTGGCACAAGGCGCCTATTATATCGAAAGTGAAGGTGAAGCGGCCATCATAGACCCGCTGCGGGAGACTACGCCCTACGTGCGGAAAGCCGAGCAGGCGGGCGCGCAGATCAAGTACATTTTCGAGACGCACTTTCACGCCGACTTCGTGTCGGGGCACCTCGATCTGGCCCGTAAAACCGGCGCGCAGATCGTCTACGGCCCCAATGCCAACACCGCCTATCCGGTGCATCATGCAAAAGACGGCGAGGTGTTTCAACTGGGTAAGGTACAGATCAAGGTGTTGCACACGCCCGGTCATACGCTCGAATCGACAACGTACCTGCTGCTCGATGAAACAGGGCGCGAACACGCCATTTTTACCGGCGACACGCTCTTTATCGGCGACGTGGGTCGGCCCGATCTGGCGATCAAAGGCGACCTCACCGAGCAGGATTTGGCGGGTATGCTCTACGATAGCCTGCACACCAAAATTTTGCCCCTGCCCGACGATGTGATTGTGTATCCGGCGCACGGGGCAGGCTCGGCCTGCGGGAAGAACATGAGCAAGGAAACCACCGACCGGCTGGGCAATCAGAAGCGGTTCAACTACGCGCTGCGGGCGGGCTCGAAGGCCGAATTCATCGAACAGGTGCTTAACGGCCTGACGCAGGCCCCGGCCTATTTTGCCGAAAATGCCCGGCTCAATAAAGAAGGATACGAATCGCTCGACCGGGTGCTGCAACGGGGTAGTCAGGCGCTATCGCCCGCCGCGTTTGAAGCCGCCGTCAACGAAGTCGGGGCGCTGGTGCTCGATGTGCGCGAAGCCGCTGAGTTTGCCAACGGCTTCATCCCCAACAGCATCAATATCGGCCTGAACGGGCAATTTGCTCCCTGGGTTGGTGCGCTGATTCCCGATCTGAAACAGCCCATCGCGCTGGTAACGCCCGTCGGGCTAGAGAACGAGACGATCGTGCGGCTGGCGCGGGTTGGCTACGATCAGTGCATCGGCTATCTCGATGGGGGCTTTGCCGCCTGGCAGGCAGCGGGCCACGAAGTAGACACCGTCGAGTCGATCTCAGCGGATGAATTTGCCCGGCGTTTGGCCGAGCAGCCCGGTGCGCTCATTGTTGACGTTCGGAAACCCGTCGAATTTGAGGCCGAACACGTAGCCGATGCCGAGAATATGCCCCTTGATAACCTGAACGACCACTTAGCGCGGTTGCCACGTACCCAGCCGGTGTATGTGCATTGCGCGGGCGGTTACCGGTCGATGGTGGCCAACTCCATGCTGAAAGCGCGTGGCTTCGACAATGTCGTAAACGTGGAAGGCGGCATGGGCGCCATTAAAAAGACCAACATACCTGTCGTGACTACGCAGTCAGCGCATTAG
- a CDS encoding Rossmann-like and DUF2520 domain-containing protein, whose product MSITFIGAGNVAWHLAPALENIGHYVVAVYSRQLTHARQLASILYDARPVSDLNMADNSSDLFILSVPDDAIDEVCSRLVLPEGATLIHTSGGQSLAKLRHLMDVYSDVPVHTGVFYPLQTFTRGRNLLDFEQIPICIEADNKDTETQLVTMGQAVSTIVYLVSSAERRVLHVAAVLACNFSNHLMALANDITSAEDLEFDLLKPLIRETVRKALDADHPADVQTGPARRHDRQVIDAHLTYLSDRPQVAQLYKLLTASIEARY is encoded by the coding sequence ATGTCCATCACGTTTATCGGTGCGGGGAATGTTGCCTGGCACCTGGCCCCCGCGTTAGAAAACATCGGCCATTATGTCGTTGCGGTCTACAGCCGACAACTCACCCACGCCCGGCAGCTCGCCAGCATCCTCTACGATGCCCGGCCCGTTTCCGACCTCAACATGGCCGACAACTCGTCGGATCTGTTTATCCTGTCGGTGCCCGACGACGCCATCGACGAGGTGTGCTCGCGGCTGGTGCTGCCCGAAGGAGCCACGCTCATTCATACCTCGGGCGGGCAATCGTTGGCGAAACTGCGGCACCTGATGGACGTGTACAGCGACGTACCGGTGCATACCGGCGTTTTTTATCCGTTACAGACGTTTACGCGGGGCCGGAATCTGCTCGATTTCGAACAAATCCCGATCTGCATCGAAGCCGACAACAAAGACACCGAAACGCAACTGGTTACGATGGGGCAGGCCGTCAGCACCATCGTTTATCTGGTCAGTTCGGCCGAGCGGCGGGTGTTGCATGTAGCGGCGGTGCTGGCCTGTAATTTCAGCAACCACCTGATGGCGCTGGCCAACGACATCACGAGCGCCGAAGACCTCGAGTTTGACCTGCTGAAACCCCTGATCCGCGAAACCGTGCGGAAAGCCCTCGACGCCGACCATCCTGCCGACGTACAAACCGGCCCCGCCCGGCGGCACGACAGGCAGGTGATCGATGCCCACCTAACGTACCTGAGCGACCGGCCGCAGGTAGCCCAGCTTTATAAGCTGTTGACAGCAAGCATCGAAGCCCGCTACTAA
- a CDS encoding dicarboxylate/amino acid:cation symporter, whose product MKLTITTKIVIGFVLGVLIGQILHSTYDADAAAAIGQKFQIVSKVFLKLIKMIIGPLVFSTLVVGIAKLGDFKVVGRIGIKTLGYFYFATILSLIIGLVVVNITKPGSIQSWPRPAAGTSVGIEGKKLNSIEEFILHIFPDSAFRALAENEILQIVVFSLFFGVALGAIGDKGKSITKALDALSELVFKMVGYVMQLAPFAVLGAMAAVVASKGLSILVSYAYLLLCFYGGLLFFVFVVLFAICTFMKIPFFRLLKVMKDALLLSFSTASSEASLPQQIKVLENFGVSNRIIGFVLPLGYSFNLDGSMMYMTFATGFLAQAYGVPLSLEQQVLMLLTLMVTSKGIAGVPRASLVVIAGTMALFDLPTEGLALILGIDPFLDMGRSATSVMGNAVATTVVAKWENELDLNHVPVLQEE is encoded by the coding sequence ATGAAACTTACCATTACCACCAAAATCGTCATCGGCTTTGTGCTGGGCGTTTTGATCGGCCAAATCCTGCACAGCACCTACGATGCCGACGCGGCAGCCGCCATCGGGCAAAAATTCCAGATCGTCAGCAAGGTGTTTCTCAAGCTCATCAAGATGATCATCGGCCCGCTCGTGTTCTCAACGCTGGTGGTGGGGATTGCCAAACTCGGTGATTTTAAAGTCGTTGGCCGGATCGGTATCAAAACGCTGGGTTACTTTTATTTTGCCACCATCCTGTCGCTGATCATTGGGCTGGTGGTCGTCAACATCACCAAGCCGGGCTCCATTCAGAGCTGGCCACGGCCGGCCGCCGGTACGTCGGTGGGCATTGAAGGCAAAAAGCTCAACTCAATCGAAGAATTCATCCTGCACATCTTTCCCGACTCGGCGTTTCGGGCGCTGGCCGAGAACGAAATCCTGCAAATCGTGGTGTTTTCGCTCTTTTTCGGCGTGGCGCTGGGCGCCATTGGCGACAAAGGCAAGAGTATTACTAAAGCCCTCGATGCCCTTAGTGAGCTGGTGTTCAAGATGGTGGGGTACGTGATGCAGCTGGCCCCGTTTGCCGTACTGGGCGCGATGGCGGCCGTCGTGGCGTCGAAAGGCCTGAGCATCCTCGTCTCGTATGCCTACCTGCTACTGTGCTTCTACGGCGGGCTGCTGTTCTTCGTGTTTGTGGTGCTGTTCGCCATCTGCACGTTCATGAAAATCCCGTTCTTCCGGCTGCTGAAGGTGATGAAAGACGCCCTGCTGCTCTCGTTCAGTACGGCGTCGTCGGAGGCGTCGCTGCCGCAGCAGATCAAGGTGCTGGAAAACTTCGGCGTCTCCAACCGCATCATCGGCTTTGTGCTGCCGCTGGGCTATTCGTTCAACCTCGACGGCTCGATGATGTACATGACCTTTGCCACGGGTTTTCTGGCGCAGGCCTACGGCGTGCCGCTGTCGCTCGAACAGCAGGTGCTGATGCTGCTCACGCTGATGGTCACCTCCAAAGGCATTGCGGGCGTACCGCGTGCGTCGCTGGTGGTCATCGCCGGCACGATGGCGCTGTTCGACCTGCCCACCGAAGGGCTGGCACTCATCCTGGGCATCGACCCCTTCCTCGACATGGGGCGTTCGGCCACGTCGGTGATGGGTAATGCTGTGGCAACCACCGTGGTCGCCAAGTGGGAAAACGAACTCGACCTCAACCACGTACCTGTGTTGCAGGAAGAATAG
- the mdh gene encoding malate dehydrogenase — MKITVVGAGAVGATCADNIIRRELAEEVVLLDIKEGLSEGKALDMFQTATLCGFDTKITGSTNDYSKTAGSGVVVITSGIPRKPGMTREELIGTNANIVKGVTENILQHSPDAIIIIVSNPMDTMTQLTLQTSGLPKNRIIGMGGILDSARFKTYLSLAMDCPPNDIHGTVIGGHGDTTMIPLTRLATRNGVPVSQFLDEATLQKVAADTMVGGATLTKLIGTSAWYAPGAAVAELVESIVRDQKHIFPCCVALNGEYGQSDICLGVPVVIGKNGWEEIIDYKLNEEEQAAFAKSADAVRSMNSVL, encoded by the coding sequence ATGAAAATTACCGTAGTAGGAGCCGGTGCCGTTGGGGCGACCTGCGCCGATAACATCATCCGCCGTGAACTGGCCGAGGAGGTCGTACTGCTCGACATTAAGGAAGGACTGAGCGAAGGCAAAGCCCTCGACATGTTTCAGACCGCCACACTCTGCGGATTTGATACCAAGATCACCGGGAGCACCAACGACTACAGCAAAACGGCTGGCTCGGGTGTGGTGGTCATCACGTCGGGGATTCCGCGCAAGCCGGGCATGACCCGCGAAGAACTCATCGGCACCAACGCCAACATCGTAAAAGGCGTAACCGAGAATATCCTGCAACACTCGCCCGATGCGATCATCATCATCGTGTCGAACCCGATGGACACCATGACCCAACTGACGCTGCAAACGTCGGGTCTGCCCAAAAACCGGATCATCGGCATGGGCGGTATCCTCGATTCGGCCCGGTTCAAGACGTACCTGTCGCTGGCGATGGACTGCCCGCCCAACGATATCCACGGCACGGTAATCGGCGGCCACGGCGACACGACCATGATCCCGCTGACGCGCCTGGCTACCCGCAACGGTGTGCCCGTGAGCCAATTCCTCGATGAGGCCACGCTCCAGAAAGTAGCCGCCGACACCATGGTGGGCGGTGCCACGCTGACGAAGCTCATCGGTACGTCGGCCTGGTATGCACCCGGCGCGGCGGTGGCCGAACTGGTGGAGAGCATCGTGCGCGATCAGAAACACATTTTCCCCTGCTGCGTGGCCCTCAACGGCGAATACGGTCAGTCAGATATCTGCCTGGGCGTACCCGTGGTGATCGGCAAAAACGGCTGGGAAGAAATTATCGATTACAAACTGAATGAGGAAGAGCAGGCTGCCTTTGCCAAATCGGCCGACGCCGTCCGCAGCATGAACTCGGTGTTGTAA
- a CDS encoding aldose epimerase family protein: MANTPAAGTPETDSTTADTSAINYALPDPKAFDGTIEGKKTALYILKGDKIQVAITNYGARIVSLIAPDKDGKPVDVALGFSNISDYEKPGAAFFGPVVGRFGNRIGKATFTLDGKTYKTEQNNNGNTLHGGPSGFHSHVWDAKQIDDKTLQLTYLSKDGEGGFPGNLTTTVTYSIVDGNALKLDYKATTDKATPVNPTSHGFFNLNGEGSGTINNHVLMIDADRYSVVDKGLIPQGEPQPVAGTPFDFRKPTPIGARVDTPNNEQLKFAGGYDHNWVLNTKVGTLAKIAEVTGDKSGIKMTIMTTEPAIQFYGGNFFNGKDKGKYGRAINLREALALETQHYPDSPNHPTYPNTILKPGQTYTQTTVYAFGQ, encoded by the coding sequence ATGGCTAATACCCCGGCTGCCGGTACGCCCGAAACCGATTCGACCACGGCGGATACCAGCGCCATCAACTACGCCCTGCCCGATCCTAAGGCCTTCGACGGCACCATCGAGGGCAAGAAAACGGCCCTTTATATCCTCAAAGGCGATAAAATTCAGGTGGCCATCACCAATTACGGTGCCCGCATCGTCAGCCTGATTGCCCCCGACAAAGACGGCAAACCCGTCGACGTAGCGCTTGGGTTCAGCAATATCAGCGACTACGAAAAGCCGGGTGCGGCCTTCTTCGGGCCGGTTGTCGGGCGCTTCGGAAACCGGATTGGTAAGGCTACGTTTACGCTCGATGGCAAGACCTACAAGACAGAGCAGAACAACAACGGCAACACGCTGCACGGCGGACCGAGCGGCTTCCATAGCCATGTCTGGGATGCCAAGCAGATCGACGACAAAACGCTCCAACTAACGTACCTGTCGAAAGACGGCGAGGGCGGGTTCCCCGGTAACCTCACCACCACCGTTACCTATTCGATTGTTGACGGCAACGCGCTGAAGCTGGACTATAAAGCCACGACTGACAAGGCGACGCCCGTCAACCCGACGAGCCACGGCTTTTTCAACCTGAACGGCGAAGGCAGCGGCACCATCAACAACCACGTGCTGATGATCGATGCCGACCGGTACTCGGTGGTCGACAAAGGGCTGATTCCGCAGGGAGAGCCGCAGCCGGTGGCCGGTACGCCCTTCGATTTCCGGAAGCCCACGCCCATTGGCGCGCGGGTCGATACGCCGAACAATGAGCAACTAAAATTCGCGGGTGGCTACGACCACAACTGGGTGCTAAACACGAAAGTGGGCACGCTGGCCAAAATTGCGGAAGTCACGGGCGACAAATCGGGCATCAAGATGACGATCATGACGACCGAGCCCGCCATCCAGTTCTACGGGGGTAACTTCTTCAACGGGAAAGACAAAGGCAAATACGGCCGGGCCATCAACCTGCGCGAAGCGCTGGCGCTCGAAACGCAGCACTACCCCGATTCGCCTAACCACCCCACGTACCCAAACACCATCCTGAAGCCGGGGCAGACCTACACCCAAACGACGGTGTACGCCTTCGGCCAGTAA
- a CDS encoding sigma-70 family RNA polymerase sigma factor, whose translation MNVLNRSVGKTAVLETANTGSNRLRLYERYGAVAHGVILKIVPNPQQAQDVLIEVFAAPELQADLPFSASTTCTIIRLARKKALEYRQNRQLPTHKTTEAAQQAEHIFNLLFYHNQSPESIAEGLQIQRPTVFRAVREFFGFSPSHKSY comes from the coding sequence ATGAATGTGTTAAACCGGTCTGTGGGTAAAACGGCGGTACTCGAAACGGCCAATACCGGCTCCAATCGGCTCCGATTATATGAGCGGTATGGGGCTGTAGCGCACGGGGTTATCCTAAAAATTGTGCCAAATCCGCAACAGGCACAGGACGTGCTGATCGAGGTATTTGCCGCGCCGGAATTACAGGCCGATCTACCGTTTTCGGCCAGTACTACCTGCACCATCATCCGGCTCGCCAGAAAGAAGGCGCTTGAGTACAGGCAAAACCGGCAGTTACCCACCCACAAGACAACGGAAGCGGCTCAACAAGCCGAACATATCTTTAACCTGCTCTTCTACCACAATCAGTCGCCTGAATCCATTGCCGAAGGGCTACAGATTCAGCGCCCGACGGTGTTTCGGGCTGTTCGCGAATTTTTCGGTTTTTCTCCTTCCCACAAATCCTACTGA
- a CDS encoding 4Fe-4S binding protein, with translation MRYPSFLRPLGLGLFLFGFAVWLYTLTLGTFRLTDEVVRQTLKPEHQVALKTSLAPLLGRDYSSNLRFISDLRGAIDSYNSSQQAKQNWKAVIYDEYLFDLVKRSTIGGPMEAAGLWFWLSIGLAILGGLLYALPRLNDQPGIRNDGLVRHPATHRGWIGIALGTFLIGFYILLYFYPEYLTNWTALVDPISRALNGGPASRWFLYGFLYTAIVLVMGVRMLINYRHSRYQQYRTYSVMAFQLFFAFLIPELMSLLNAPYQDLKSIWPLDYDFFFDYEIKAKLQAGTLGIFMFVWGTGLSAVGVPVITYFVGKRWYCSWVCGCGGLAETLGDPYRHLSDKSLKAWKIERVLVHGVLVFAVVMTALVLYSYLSGQSALFGFLDSYTVRKTYGFLIGSIFAGVVGTGFYPLMGNRVWCRFGCPLAAYLGLVQRFKSRFRITTNGGQCISCGNCSTYCEMGIDVRAYAQRGQDIVRSSCVGCGICSAVCPRGVLNLENGPVNTRRI, from the coding sequence ATGCGCTACCCATCGTTCCTTCGCCCGCTTGGCCTTGGCCTGTTTCTGTTTGGTTTTGCCGTCTGGCTCTACACGCTCACACTGGGTACGTTCCGGCTGACCGACGAGGTGGTTCGGCAAACGCTGAAGCCCGAGCATCAGGTGGCGCTGAAAACATCACTGGCCCCGTTGCTGGGCCGCGACTATAGCTCGAACCTACGCTTTATCAGCGACCTGCGTGGGGCCATCGACAGCTACAATTCGTCCCAACAGGCCAAGCAAAACTGGAAAGCCGTTATCTACGACGAGTACTTATTTGACCTGGTCAAACGCTCGACAATCGGCGGGCCCATGGAGGCCGCCGGGCTGTGGTTCTGGCTGAGTATCGGGCTGGCGATACTGGGCGGGCTGCTATATGCGTTACCCCGCCTCAACGATCAGCCGGGCATCCGCAACGACGGGCTGGTGCGCCACCCCGCCACGCATCGCGGTTGGATCGGTATCGCGCTGGGTACGTTCCTGATCGGGTTTTACATCCTGCTGTATTTTTACCCCGAATACCTCACCAACTGGACCGCGCTGGTCGATCCTATCAGCCGGGCGCTAAACGGTGGCCCCGCCAGCCGGTGGTTTCTGTATGGCTTTCTGTATACGGCGATCGTGCTGGTGATGGGCGTCCGGATGCTTATCAACTACCGCCACAGCCGCTACCAGCAGTACCGCACCTACTCGGTAATGGCGTTTCAGTTGTTTTTTGCCTTCCTCATTCCCGAGCTGATGAGCCTGCTCAACGCGCCGTATCAGGATCTGAAGAGCATCTGGCCACTCGACTACGACTTCTTTTTCGACTACGAAATCAAGGCCAAACTACAGGCCGGCACGCTGGGCATTTTCATGTTTGTGTGGGGCACGGGCCTCTCGGCCGTGGGGGTGCCGGTAATCACCTATTTCGTGGGCAAGCGCTGGTATTGCTCGTGGGTGTGCGGCTGCGGCGGACTGGCCGAAACGCTGGGTGACCCCTACCGCCACCTGTCCGACAAATCCTTAAAAGCCTGGAAGATCGAGCGGGTGCTGGTGCATGGCGTACTGGTCTTTGCCGTGGTGATGACCGCGCTTGTGTTGTATAGCTACCTATCGGGGCAATCGGCACTGTTTGGCTTTCTGGATTCGTATACGGTGCGCAAAACGTACGGGTTCCTGATCGGCTCCATCTTCGCGGGGGTAGTCGGTACGGGTTTTTATCCGCTGATGGGCAACCGCGTCTGGTGCCGGTTTGGCTGCCCACTGGCGGCGTATCTGGGGCTGGTGCAGCGGTTTAAATCGCGGTTCCGCATCACCACCAACGGCGGGCAGTGCATCTCCTGCGGCAACTGCTCGACCTACTGCGAAATGGGCATCGACGTGCGGGCTTATGCGCAACGTGGGCAGGACATTGTGCGATCGTCGTGCGTGGGCTGCGGTATCTGCTCGGCGGTTTGCCCCCGCGGCGTGCTCAACCTGGAAAACGGCCCGGTTAATACCCGGCGCATTTGA